The following coding sequences lie in one Variovorax terrae genomic window:
- a CDS encoding peptidyl-prolyl cis-trans isomerase, with the protein MNLSPLFKQAAREPLLHFLLLGALIFGVDHLLDAGRADPQTIVVGADVQKEARDIFAAGMQRQPSASDMKKLLDRWTDNEILYREGLALGLDRGDATIRERVIFKALSVAQAGITLPKIDEPGLRNWFEARHARYDAPARYSFLEAVVTSESTPEVLQSFVKALNADTKTDVQSDLRVFKDRPRGNLLESYGSDFAEALDKAPVGTWQAIPSTSGLRVVRLESSKPPIPASFDPIKEAVYQDWRDDTMAEMTSKAVREMGKKYAVRIEGEKP; encoded by the coding sequence ATGAACCTATCCCCACTTTTCAAGCAGGCCGCCCGTGAGCCGCTGCTGCATTTCCTGTTGCTCGGTGCCCTGATCTTCGGCGTCGACCACCTGCTCGACGCCGGCCGCGCGGATCCGCAGACCATCGTCGTCGGCGCCGATGTCCAGAAGGAAGCCCGCGACATCTTCGCGGCCGGCATGCAGCGCCAGCCGAGCGCCAGCGACATGAAGAAGCTGCTGGACCGCTGGACCGACAACGAGATCCTCTACCGCGAAGGCCTGGCGCTGGGCCTGGACCGGGGCGACGCGACCATCCGCGAGCGCGTCATCTTCAAGGCCCTGAGCGTGGCCCAGGCCGGCATCACCTTGCCCAAGATCGACGAGCCCGGCCTGCGCAACTGGTTCGAGGCGCGCCATGCCCGCTACGACGCGCCGGCCCGCTACAGCTTTCTGGAAGCCGTGGTGACGAGCGAGAGCACGCCCGAAGTGCTCCAGTCCTTCGTGAAGGCGCTCAATGCCGACACCAAAACCGATGTCCAGAGCGACCTGCGCGTCTTCAAGGACCGCCCCCGCGGCAACCTGCTGGAGAGCTACGGCAGCGATTTCGCCGAGGCACTGGACAAGGCGCCCGTGGGCACCTGGCAGGCCATCCCCAGCACCAGCGGCCTGCGGGTGGTCCGCCTCGAATCGAGCAAGCCGCCCATTCCCGCCAGCTTCGACCCGATCAAGGAAGCCGTCTACCAGGATTGGCGCGACGACACCATGGCCGAGATGACCTCCAAGGCCGTGCGCGAGATGGGCAAGAAATACGCGGTGCGTATCGAAGGCGAGAAGCCATGA
- a CDS encoding porin, whose protein sequence is MKQMFIRTAAAAGLAVVALSQAAAQGVQVYGQIRLTVNSLKNGDGSRVLEERDNASRLGFRGSEDLGGGAAALFGLEMGIDADSGNATVPAFRNSYVALRGSYGTLALGRLDSANPTGSPLYSQVTAITSFAANDAGATAIGTSMLNARNRTSNAIGYQSPAWGGFNVRARYYLRGDPKTPDEENGAKSLDLGLNYASGPWTAGIGYGKDTRPGGLLLNEFSSKWQAGLRYSFGAIEPYVLVGRDQYQNKPGSSRADVGYRLVGAKYSQGLHAVVLNVMQRDVQTSLNGQRKRQQLAYTYALSKRTELQAFVDRDGIDSSRSNVAVRAIGAGIRHDF, encoded by the coding sequence ATGAAGCAGATGTTCATCCGCACCGCGGCTGCCGCGGGCCTGGCGGTGGTAGCCCTGTCGCAGGCGGCAGCGCAGGGCGTGCAGGTTTATGGCCAGATCCGCCTGACCGTCAACAGCCTCAAGAACGGTGACGGCAGCCGGGTCCTGGAGGAGCGGGACAATGCCTCGCGGCTGGGCTTTCGCGGCAGCGAGGACCTGGGCGGCGGCGCTGCCGCGCTGTTCGGCCTGGAGATGGGGATCGATGCGGACAGCGGCAACGCCACCGTGCCGGCCTTTCGCAACAGCTACGTGGCCCTGCGCGGCAGCTATGGCACGCTGGCGCTGGGGCGGCTGGATTCGGCCAACCCGACCGGCTCGCCGCTGTACTCGCAGGTGACGGCCATCACCTCGTTCGCCGCCAATGACGCCGGCGCGACGGCCATCGGCACCTCGATGCTGAACGCGCGCAACCGCACCTCCAACGCGATCGGCTACCAGAGCCCGGCCTGGGGCGGCTTCAACGTGCGTGCACGCTACTACCTGCGCGGCGACCCGAAGACGCCCGACGAGGAAAACGGCGCCAAGTCGCTGGACCTGGGCCTGAACTACGCCAGCGGCCCCTGGACCGCCGGCATCGGCTATGGCAAAGATACGCGCCCGGGCGGGCTGCTGCTCAACGAGTTCTCCAGCAAGTGGCAGGCGGGCCTGCGCTACAGCTTCGGCGCGATCGAGCCGTATGTGCTGGTCGGGCGCGACCAGTACCAGAACAAGCCCGGCAGCAGCCGCGCCGATGTGGGCTACCGGCTGGTGGGCGCCAAGTACAGCCAGGGCCTGCACGCGGTAGTGCTCAACGTGATGCAGCGCGATGTGCAGACCTCCCTGAACGGCCAGCGCAAGCGCCAGCAACTCGCCTATACCTATGCGCTGTCCAAGCGCACCGAGCTGCAGGCCTTCGTCGACCGCGACGGCATCGATTCGAGCCGCAGCAACGTTGCCGTGCGCGCGATCGGCGCAGGCATCCGCCACGATTTCTGA
- a CDS encoding Bug family tripartite tricarboxylate transporter substrate binding protein yields the protein MNRFKPFLMLLLLAGLALPGARAADYPEKPVRIVVPFPAGAAADAAMRVVARKLSDLWHQPVIIDNRPGVPGMQAVAAAPADGYTLLLGAGSGIVTAPLLSSKLAYNPARDFAPVGRVLINIPILTTHPSLNTHSVQELIALARKNPGSLNYSSSGNGSPGHLSMEMFQAATGTRMVQIPYKGGAPAVNELVGGHVQLGINAVPSVVQQIKAGKLTPLAVASAKRSRALPDVPTMAEAGVPGFEYDIWYALFAPARTPPEVIARASAMLQRALGDPEVASQLIAQGAEPAPTTSQELARFIQDDTARWAKLVKDRNLKLD from the coding sequence ATGAACAGATTCAAGCCATTCCTGATGCTCCTGCTGCTGGCGGGGCTGGCGCTGCCGGGCGCCCGAGCCGCGGACTATCCCGAGAAGCCGGTGCGCATCGTGGTGCCGTTTCCCGCAGGCGCCGCGGCCGACGCAGCCATGCGCGTGGTGGCGCGCAAGCTGTCGGACCTGTGGCACCAGCCGGTCATCATCGACAACCGCCCCGGCGTGCCCGGCATGCAGGCCGTGGCGGCGGCACCCGCCGACGGCTACACGCTGCTGCTGGGCGCCGGCTCGGGCATCGTGACGGCGCCGCTGCTGTCCAGCAAGCTGGCCTACAACCCCGCGCGCGATTTCGCGCCGGTGGGCCGCGTGCTCATCAACATCCCCATCCTGACGACGCACCCGAGCCTCAACACGCACTCGGTCCAGGAGCTGATTGCGCTGGCGCGCAAGAACCCCGGGTCGCTGAACTACAGCTCCAGCGGCAACGGCAGCCCGGGCCATCTGTCCATGGAGATGTTCCAGGCGGCCACCGGCACGCGCATGGTGCAGATTCCCTACAAGGGCGGCGCTCCGGCCGTGAACGAGCTGGTGGGCGGACATGTGCAGCTGGGCATCAACGCCGTGCCCAGCGTGGTCCAGCAGATCAAGGCGGGCAAGCTGACGCCGCTGGCGGTGGCCAGCGCGAAGCGCTCGCGCGCACTGCCCGACGTGCCCACGATGGCCGAGGCGGGCGTGCCCGGCTTCGAATACGACATCTGGTATGCGCTGTTCGCGCCGGCCCGCACGCCGCCAGAGGTGATCGCCCGTGCCAGCGCCATGTTGCAGCGTGCCCTCGGCGATCCCGAGGTGGCAAGCCAGTTGATCGCCCAGGGCGCCGAGCCTGCGCCGACGACCTCGCAGGAGCTGGCGCGCTTCATCCAGGACGACACGGCACGCTGGGCCAAGCTCGTCAAGGACCGCAACCTCAAGCTCGACTGA
- a CDS encoding CocE/NonD family hydrolase: MNEEPITLDGGVVKTTWRVAMRDGVHLATDLYRPAAEAALPVLLERTPYGKDAETRRERSAADPRPMRRSEVAARFARQGYAVVVQDCRGRFDSEGQFTKYLGEARDGADTMAWITGQPWCNGRVGTYGLSYAAHTQTALASQRPPGLKAMFLECGGFSNAFRGGIRHGGAFELKQATWAFRNAQNGINQSDAAAQQALAAADIGAWFKRLPWTRGDSPLQWAPEYEEYLFEQWERGSFDDYWRQPELYAAGHYDAFDGIPVMLLCGWWDPYAQTTTDNYLGISSRPRGLARMALGPWTHGERSVTHAGNVDFGAAATLDGSLAEDYVQMRLAWFDHWLKGRPMPPGQDAAVRYFRMGGGSGRRTPEGRLDHGGGWHAAPDWPLPGTRFTPWFLHADGTLSTQPAANEAVLSYEFDPAHPVPTVGGSITSGEPLMVAGAYDQRTHAGLFGAGPIFGPLAEREDVLVFQSPVLQQDIEITGPVSIRLWVSSSAPDTDFTAKLIDVYPPSADHPQGYAMNLTDGILRCRYRRSWEEPQWLAPGEVAEITIEPMPTSNLFRKGHRIRLDISSSNFPRFDVNPNTGAPEGSAGPRQKARNSLHLSAQHPSQVLLPMVPARD, from the coding sequence ATGAACGAAGAACCGATCACCCTGGACGGCGGCGTCGTCAAGACCACCTGGCGGGTGGCCATGCGCGACGGCGTGCATCTGGCCACCGACCTGTACCGGCCCGCGGCCGAGGCAGCGCTGCCCGTGCTGCTGGAACGCACGCCCTATGGAAAGGATGCCGAAACCCGGCGCGAGCGCAGCGCCGCCGATCCGCGGCCGATGCGCCGGAGCGAAGTGGCGGCCCGGTTCGCGCGGCAGGGCTATGCCGTGGTGGTGCAGGACTGCCGCGGGCGCTTCGATTCGGAAGGCCAGTTCACCAAGTACCTGGGCGAGGCCCGCGACGGTGCCGACACGATGGCCTGGATCACCGGCCAGCCCTGGTGCAACGGCCGCGTCGGCACCTACGGCCTGTCGTATGCGGCTCACACCCAGACGGCGCTGGCGAGCCAGCGGCCGCCGGGGCTGAAGGCCATGTTCCTCGAGTGCGGTGGGTTTTCCAATGCCTTCCGCGGCGGCATCCGGCATGGCGGAGCGTTCGAGCTCAAGCAGGCCACCTGGGCGTTCCGCAATGCGCAGAACGGCATCAACCAGTCCGACGCCGCGGCGCAGCAGGCCCTGGCGGCGGCGGACATCGGCGCCTGGTTCAAGCGGCTGCCGTGGACGCGCGGCGACTCGCCGCTGCAGTGGGCGCCCGAGTACGAGGAGTACCTGTTCGAGCAGTGGGAGCGCGGCAGCTTCGACGACTACTGGCGCCAGCCCGAGCTCTACGCGGCAGGGCACTACGATGCGTTCGACGGCATCCCGGTCATGCTGCTGTGCGGCTGGTGGGATCCCTACGCCCAGACCACCACCGACAACTACCTCGGCATCTCCAGCCGGCCCCGGGGCCTGGCACGCATGGCGCTCGGCCCATGGACGCATGGCGAGCGCAGCGTCACGCACGCGGGCAACGTCGATTTCGGGGCCGCGGCCACGCTGGACGGTTCGCTGGCCGAGGACTATGTGCAGATGCGGCTGGCCTGGTTCGACCACTGGCTCAAGGGGCGGCCCATGCCGCCCGGGCAGGACGCGGCCGTGCGCTACTTTCGCATGGGCGGCGGCTCGGGGCGGCGCACGCCCGAAGGGCGGCTGGACCACGGCGGCGGCTGGCATGCGGCCCCGGACTGGCCGCTGCCCGGCACGCGGTTCACGCCCTGGTTCCTGCACGCCGACGGCACGCTGTCAACGCAGCCTGCCGCAAACGAGGCCGTGCTGAGCTACGAGTTTGATCCGGCGCACCCGGTGCCCACCGTTGGTGGCTCGATCACCTCGGGTGAGCCGCTCATGGTGGCTGGCGCCTACGACCAGCGCACCCACGCCGGCCTGTTCGGTGCCGGGCCGATTTTCGGGCCGCTGGCGGAGCGCGAGGACGTGCTGGTGTTCCAGTCGCCGGTGCTGCAGCAGGACATTGAAATCACCGGGCCGGTGAGCATCCGGCTGTGGGTGTCGTCGAGCGCGCCCGACACCGATTTCACCGCCAAGCTGATCGATGTGTACCCGCCCAGCGCCGATCACCCGCAGGGCTATGCGATGAACCTGACCGACGGCATCCTGCGCTGCCGCTACCGGCGCTCGTGGGAGGAGCCGCAATGGCTGGCGCCGGGCGAGGTGGCCGAGATCACGATCGAACCGATGCCGACGTCCAACCTGTTCCGCAAGGGGCATCGCATCCGGCTGGACATTTCGAGCAGCAACTTTCCGCGCTTCGACGTGAACCCGAACACCGGTGCGCCCGAGGGCAGCGCCGGACCCCGGCAGAAGGCGCGCAACAGCCTGCATCTGTCGGCGCAGCATCCCTCGCAGGTGCTGCTGCCCATGGTGCCGGCCCGGGATTAG
- a CDS encoding fused MFS/spermidine synthase gives MLRASAPGAGASGVLNPPALGPAGQIQAGLVPALFVMLLSGAAGLGWQVVWTAQFGAGLGHEIVAVLAVLAAFFGGLALGAWGLGRTIAASRRPGRWYAACEAVLVLWGLALSFLMPVLVEAGARLIGAEPSIGWHWTVAFALPLVLLLPASAAMGATLPALESQLRASHSRLGALYAANTLGAVLGLLAVVFVALPLWGLQHTAWLCAAANAACALIAWGLWRDSTVMPAAPAAESSAGWRLPGLLLATGLLGIGYEVLAVRVLSQVTENTVYSYALLLALYLLGTAAGAALYQRYLPRLGDAEQLRDRLLRWLALAVLLSGAGLRWADVLCAWPAAWLGPGAASALAGEALAAAAAMLAPTVVMGALFTHLCLQAQHQGWPLGRALAVNTAGAALAPALIGVWLLPAVGAHAVIALLVLAYLLLQWPAGWRRPQAVALAVAAALLVLALPPLRFIEIPEGGRLRSYRDGVMAAVSVVEDEDGVSRLRINNRVQEGSSASGLVEWRLAQLPLLLHPAPRRALLLGLGTGFTAAAAAQQAELQVDAVELLPEVVAATALFAQAPQAPRAARPVHVAAADARRYVQASGPAYDVVVADLFHPARSGAGSLYTVEQFAAVRARLAPGGLFCQWLAIHQMDLQTLRSIVAAFQQVFPNAIAVLTSNSLDTPVLGLVALPGDGRIDVDALRTRLAGVRGTPALAKGLATARLEDDYAIAGSAIAGAAALRRFASDAPANTDDRPVVNHRAPWATYAPESRPRERLMALIDGLVPDAAELLRQPQGPDGLRLQAYWQVRRQYLQFGTTVRPDPDPAVMLGRVEATLLDLLRQSPEFRPACDPLIALGRALVATEPQRVRELRATLDQLQVRCLRPS, from the coding sequence ATGCTGCGTGCATCCGCACCGGGGGCAGGCGCCTCCGGTGTTCTCAACCCGCCGGCCCTGGGGCCGGCGGGGCAGATCCAAGCCGGCCTCGTGCCGGCCTTGTTCGTCATGCTGCTGTCCGGTGCCGCGGGCCTGGGCTGGCAGGTGGTCTGGACCGCGCAGTTCGGCGCCGGCCTGGGCCACGAGATCGTCGCCGTGCTGGCCGTGCTGGCCGCCTTCTTCGGCGGGCTGGCGCTGGGCGCCTGGGGCCTGGGGCGCACCATCGCCGCCAGCCGCCGGCCCGGCCGCTGGTACGCCGCCTGCGAGGCGGTGCTGGTGCTGTGGGGCCTGGCCCTGAGTTTTCTGATGCCCGTGCTGGTCGAGGCCGGTGCGCGGCTGATCGGTGCCGAGCCTTCCATCGGCTGGCACTGGACGGTTGCCTTTGCCCTGCCTCTGGTGCTGTTGCTGCCTGCCAGCGCTGCCATGGGCGCCACGCTGCCGGCGCTGGAAAGCCAGCTGCGCGCCAGCCACAGCCGCCTGGGCGCGCTGTATGCCGCCAACACACTGGGAGCGGTGCTGGGCCTGCTGGCCGTGGTGTTCGTGGCCTTGCCGCTGTGGGGCCTGCAGCACACGGCCTGGCTGTGTGCCGCGGCCAATGCGGCCTGCGCCCTGATCGCCTGGGGCCTCTGGCGCGACAGCACGGTCATGCCCGCCGCGCCGGCCGCGGAGTCATCGGCTGGCTGGCGCCTGCCGGGCCTGCTGCTGGCCACCGGCCTGCTGGGCATCGGCTACGAGGTGCTGGCGGTGCGCGTGCTGAGCCAGGTCACCGAGAACACCGTCTACAGCTACGCCTTGCTGCTGGCCCTGTACCTGCTGGGCACCGCGGCGGGCGCGGCCCTGTACCAGCGCTATCTGCCGCGCCTGGGCGATGCAGAACAACTGCGCGACCGGCTGCTGCGCTGGCTGGCGCTGGCGGTGCTGCTGTCGGGCGCCGGCCTGCGCTGGGCCGATGTCCTGTGTGCCTGGCCCGCGGCCTGGCTGGGGCCGGGTGCGGCGTCCGCCCTGGCGGGCGAGGCCCTGGCCGCCGCGGCCGCCATGCTGGCGCCCACCGTGGTGATGGGGGCGCTGTTCACCCACCTCTGCCTGCAGGCGCAGCACCAGGGCTGGCCGCTGGGCCGGGCCCTGGCCGTCAACACCGCGGGCGCCGCGCTGGCCCCGGCGCTGATCGGGGTCTGGCTGCTGCCGGCGGTGGGCGCCCATGCGGTCATCGCGTTGCTGGTGCTGGCTTATCTGCTGCTGCAGTGGCCTGCAGGCTGGCGCCGTCCGCAAGCCGTGGCGCTGGCCGTTGCGGCGGCGCTGCTGGTGCTGGCGCTGCCGCCCCTGCGCTTCATCGAGATCCCCGAAGGCGGCCGGCTGCGCAGCTACCGCGATGGCGTGATGGCGGCGGTCAGCGTGGTCGAGGACGAGGACGGCGTTTCACGCCTGCGCATCAACAACCGTGTGCAGGAGGGCAGCAGCGCCAGCGGGCTGGTCGAGTGGCGCCTGGCCCAGTTGCCGCTGCTGCTGCACCCGGCGCCGCGGCGCGCGCTGCTGCTGGGCCTGGGCACGGGCTTCACCGCGGCGGCGGCGGCCCAGCAGGCCGAGTTGCAGGTCGATGCGGTCGAGCTGCTGCCCGAGGTGGTGGCTGCCACGGCCCTGTTCGCGCAGGCGCCGCAGGCACCGCGTGCGGCGCGCCCGGTGCATGTGGCCGCGGCCGATGCGCGGCGCTATGTGCAGGCCAGCGGCCCGGCGTACGACGTGGTGGTGGCCGACCTGTTCCACCCGGCCCGCAGCGGCGCGGGTTCGCTCTACACGGTGGAGCAGTTCGCGGCGGTGCGCGCGCGGCTGGCGCCGGGCGGTCTGTTCTGCCAGTGGCTGGCCATCCACCAGATGGACCTGCAGACGCTGCGCAGCATCGTTGCGGCTTTCCAGCAGGTGTTTCCCAACGCCATTGCGGTGCTGACCAGCAACAGCCTGGACACCCCGGTGCTGGGCCTGGTGGCGCTGCCGGGCGACGGGCGCATCGATGTGGATGCGCTGCGGACCCGGCTGGCCGGCGTTCGCGGCACCCCCGCGCTGGCCAAGGGGCTCGCCACCGCCCGGCTGGAAGACGACTACGCCATCGCCGGCAGTGCCATTGCCGGTGCGGCCGCCCTGCGGCGGTTTGCCAGCGATGCGCCTGCCAACACCGACGACCGTCCGGTGGTGAACCACCGCGCACCCTGGGCCACCTACGCCCCCGAGTCGCGGCCGCGCGAGCGCCTGATGGCCTTGATCGACGGGCTGGTGCCCGATGCCGCCGAACTGCTGCGCCAGCCGCAGGGGCCGGATGGCCTGCGCCTGCAGGCCTACTGGCAGGTGCGCCGCCAGTACCTGCAGTTCGGCACCACCGTGCGGCCCGACCCCGATCCGGCGGTCATGCTGGGGCGCGTTGAGGCCACGCTGCTGGACCTGCTGCGCCAGAGCCCTGAGTTCCGGCCTGCCTGCGACCCGTTGATCGCCCTGGGCCGGGCGCTGGTGGCCACCGAGCCGCAACGGGTGCGCGAGCTGCGCGCCACCCTGGACCAGTTGCAGGTGCGCTGCCTGCGTCCGTCTTGA
- a CDS encoding LysR substrate-binding domain-containing protein — protein sequence MNFKQLEAFQAIMASGSATGAAERLGLSQSAISRLLAQFEEDLGLRLFVREKGRLVPTREAEALLQDAQGLVDSAQCLRRHSEQLRLGGFKRRLLKVAVPSTLATALMPSIAQRFMREHPDAVLEILSGSYSDTERALLSRDADVGLVRLPMEMPGLHASACLESDAVCIMPLGHPLEHLPSISPLDLLDTTLILLGRQRLIRHEIDMAFRQARVQPRVAIEVHSVSVACSHVAQGLGVSIVNALLASYCRPMGFSSRPFKPRISYQLGVATLGSSAQAPLNAAFSQLLLDAILAAVRPEDHTRIISAPAA from the coding sequence ATGAATTTCAAGCAGTTGGAAGCCTTCCAGGCCATCATGGCCAGCGGCTCGGCCACGGGCGCGGCCGAGCGCCTGGGGCTGTCGCAGTCGGCCATCAGCCGCCTGCTCGCGCAGTTCGAGGAAGATCTGGGCCTGCGCCTGTTCGTGCGCGAGAAAGGCCGGCTGGTGCCGACGCGCGAGGCCGAGGCCCTGCTGCAGGATGCGCAGGGCCTGGTGGATTCGGCCCAGTGCCTGCGCCGCCATTCCGAGCAACTGCGCCTGGGCGGCTTCAAGCGCCGCCTGCTGAAAGTGGCCGTGCCCAGCACGCTCGCCACGGCGCTCATGCCCTCGATCGCGCAGCGCTTCATGCGCGAACACCCCGACGCTGTGCTGGAGATCCTGTCGGGCTCCTACTCCGACACCGAGCGCGCCCTGCTGAGCCGCGATGCCGATGTCGGCCTGGTGCGCCTTCCGATGGAGATGCCGGGCCTGCACGCCAGCGCCTGCCTGGAATCGGATGCCGTGTGCATCATGCCGCTGGGCCATCCGCTGGAGCACCTGCCGTCGATCAGCCCGCTCGACCTGCTCGACACCACGCTGATCCTGCTGGGCCGCCAGCGCCTGATCCGCCACGAGATCGACATGGCGTTCCGCCAGGCGCGCGTGCAGCCGCGCGTGGCGATCGAGGTGCATTCGGTCAGCGTCGCCTGCAGCCATGTGGCCCAGGGCCTGGGCGTGTCGATCGTCAATGCCCTGCTGGCCAGCTACTGCCGGCCCATGGGGTTCTCGAGCCGGCCGTTCAAGCCGCGCATCAGCTACCAGCTCGGTGTGGCCACGCTCGGGAGCTCGGCACAGGCGCCGCTGAACGCCGCGTTCTCGCAGTTGCTGCTCGACGCCATCCTGGCGGCCGTGCGCCCGGAAGACCACACCCGCATCATCAGCGCGCCGGCCGCGTGA
- a CDS encoding TonB-dependent receptor: MPQPLCRHPLLLAAFLNGAAFAHDAPPGHLPEVEISGPRDATIGSADSASEGAADKQSFQSRPKLRPGDIVEAVPGVVATQHSGDGKANQYFLRGFNLDHGTDFAVTVDGMPVNMPTHGHGQGYADLNFLIPELVSGVRYRKGPYFADSGDFSLAGSASLDYVSALDAPFAEVTLGSHNFRRLVAAGSRTVDDRTWLGGIEVEGNNGPWDVAENLKKINAVVRYSQGSQQRGFSVTGMAYRSSWTATDQIPQRLIDSGDIGRFGSLNNTDGGSTRRLSLSGKWFDKGPQGDTQLGFYAMDYRFDLFSDFTYFLNNPVNGDQFEQVDRRQVYGAHASRSMANRVGGLSGLLSYGVQWRGDRIGQVGLYNTEARERLSTVRDDKVSQDLFSVHAQQLLSFTDRLRGYAGLRGDLLRYDVKGREAVNGAANSGSGHDAIVSPKFGLAYTVNPANELYVNAGVGFHSNDVRGATIRVDPQSGLPADRVPALVKGTGSEIGWRYQPSEDTSATLALWQLKLDSELVYVGDAGTTEPGRASQRSGVEATLRQRLNSAWKVELDAALSRARFRGDAPAGEGNYVDNAVERVLAAGLTYQSGPLTASLRLRYLGPRALDTLNTVRSQSATLLNLGTRYRVNHHLTLGLDVFNIAGRKGNDIEYYYASCTAREVAGGNCGGGVDDRHVHPMEPRTVRISARMTF; this comes from the coding sequence ATGCCTCAGCCACTTTGCCGGCACCCTCTTTTGCTGGCTGCATTCCTGAATGGCGCGGCGTTCGCGCACGACGCCCCTCCGGGCCACTTGCCAGAGGTGGAGATCAGCGGCCCGCGGGACGCCACCATCGGTAGCGCCGACAGCGCCAGCGAGGGCGCCGCCGACAAGCAATCGTTCCAGTCACGCCCCAAGCTGCGGCCCGGCGACATCGTCGAAGCCGTGCCCGGCGTGGTTGCCACCCAGCACTCGGGCGACGGCAAGGCCAATCAGTACTTCCTGCGCGGCTTCAACCTGGACCACGGCACCGACTTCGCGGTCACCGTCGATGGCATGCCGGTGAACATGCCGACCCACGGGCACGGCCAGGGTTATGCCGATCTCAACTTCCTGATTCCCGAACTGGTCTCGGGCGTGCGCTACCGCAAGGGCCCCTACTTCGCCGACAGCGGCGATTTCTCGCTGGCGGGCAGCGCCAGCCTCGACTACGTCAGCGCGCTGGACGCGCCCTTTGCCGAAGTGACGCTGGGCTCGCACAACTTCCGCCGCCTGGTGGCCGCCGGGTCGCGCACGGTGGACGACCGCACCTGGCTGGGCGGCATCGAAGTCGAGGGCAACAACGGCCCCTGGGACGTGGCGGAGAACCTGAAGAAGATCAACGCGGTGGTGCGCTATTCACAGGGCTCGCAGCAGCGCGGCTTCAGCGTCACCGGCATGGCCTACCGCAGCAGTTGGACCGCGACCGACCAGATCCCGCAGCGGCTGATCGACAGCGGAGACATCGGCCGCTTCGGCTCGCTGAACAACACCGACGGCGGCAGCACCCGGCGCCTCAGCCTGTCAGGCAAATGGTTTGACAAGGGACCGCAGGGCGACACGCAGCTGGGCTTCTACGCCATGGACTACCGCTTCGACCTGTTCTCGGACTTCACCTACTTCCTGAACAACCCGGTCAATGGCGACCAGTTCGAGCAGGTGGACCGGCGCCAGGTCTATGGCGCGCATGCGTCACGCAGCATGGCCAACCGCGTGGGCGGGCTGAGCGGCCTGCTGAGCTACGGCGTGCAATGGCGCGGCGACCGCATCGGGCAGGTGGGCCTGTACAACACCGAGGCGCGCGAGCGCCTGTCCACCGTGCGCGACGACAAGGTGTCGCAGGACCTGTTCTCGGTGCATGCCCAGCAACTGCTCAGTTTCACCGACAGGCTGCGCGGCTATGCGGGCCTGCGCGGCGACCTGCTGCGCTACGACGTGAAGGGCCGCGAGGCGGTGAACGGCGCGGCCAACAGCGGCAGCGGCCACGACGCCATCGTCAGCCCCAAGTTCGGCCTGGCCTACACCGTCAACCCGGCGAACGAGCTGTATGTCAATGCCGGCGTGGGTTTCCACAGCAACGACGTGCGCGGCGCCACCATCCGCGTCGATCCGCAATCGGGCCTGCCTGCCGACCGGGTGCCGGCGCTGGTCAAGGGCACCGGTTCGGAGATCGGCTGGCGCTACCAGCCCAGCGAAGACACCAGTGCCACGCTGGCGCTGTGGCAGTTGAAGCTGGATTCGGAGCTGGTCTACGTCGGCGATGCCGGCACCACTGAACCGGGCCGCGCGAGCCAGCGCAGCGGCGTGGAAGCCACGCTGCGCCAGCGCCTCAACTCGGCCTGGAAAGTCGAACTGGACGCAGCCCTTTCACGGGCGCGGTTCCGGGGCGACGCGCCTGCCGGCGAAGGCAACTATGTCGACAACGCCGTCGAGCGCGTGCTGGCCGCCGGCCTGACCTACCAGTCCGGCCCGCTCACCGCATCGCTGCGGCTGCGCTACCTGGGCCCTCGTGCGCTGGACACCCTCAACACGGTGCGTTCGCAGTCCGCGACCTTGCTGAACCTGGGGACCCGCTACCGGGTCAACCACCACCTGACCCTGGGCCTGGACGTGTTCAACATCGCCGGGCGCAAGGGCAACGACATCGAGTACTACTACGCCTCGTGCACCGCCCGCGAAGTGGCGGGCGGCAACTGCGGTGGAGGTGTGGACGACCGGCATGTGCACCCGATGGAGCCGCGCACGGTGCGGATCAGCGCGCGAATGACGTTCTGA
- a CDS encoding Mpo1-like protein: MSTTTPEAVDPRSFTSFAEFYPFYLNEHRNRTCRRLHFLGCSLALVCLAALAATGQPLWLLAGLLCGYGFAWVGHFGFEKNKPASFKRPLYSFMGDWTMYKDVWTGKIPL; the protein is encoded by the coding sequence GTGAGCACCACCACGCCTGAAGCCGTCGACCCGCGCAGCTTCACGAGCTTTGCCGAGTTCTATCCGTTTTACCTCAACGAGCACCGGAATCGCACCTGCCGCCGCCTGCATTTCCTCGGCTGCAGCTTGGCGCTGGTCTGCCTCGCCGCGCTGGCCGCCACCGGCCAGCCGCTGTGGCTGCTGGCCGGCCTGCTGTGCGGCTACGGCTTCGCCTGGGTCGGCCATTTCGGCTTCGAGAAGAACAAGCCCGCCAGCTTCAAGCGCCCGCTGTACAGCTTCATGGGCGACTGGACGATGTACAAGGATGTCTGGACGGGCAAGATCCCGCTCTGA